The following are encoded in a window of Castanea sativa cultivar Marrone di Chiusa Pesio chromosome 5, ASM4071231v1 genomic DNA:
- the LOC142634985 gene encoding uncharacterized protein LOC142634985 — MQVMKEQMDCIMNALRGRVFSNLDDLVRRTDSPFTASVSSFPLPQKFLMPQVESYDGSKDPLDHLESFKTLMHLQGVLNAIICRAFFTTLKGPVRIWFSRLTPNSIGTFKDLSAQFASHFIGEHRYKKSTSCLMNIKQREEETLRSYITCFNKEAFSIDEVDDMILVAAFINGLRKGKFLFSLYKNDPKTMSEVLYRATKYINAEDALLA, encoded by the coding sequence ATGCAAGTGATGAAGGAGCAAATGGATTGCATaatgaacgccctcagaggacGGGTGTTCAGCAACCTTGATGACCTAGTCCGGCGAACTGACTCGCCATTCACAGCGTCGGTTAGTTCATTCCCCCTTCCACAAAAGTTTCTTATGCCGCAGGTAGAAAGCTACGATGGGTCCAAGGATCCCTTagatcacttggagtctttcaagaccctgatgcaccttcaaggggtgcTGAATGCAATCATATGCAGAGCCTTCTTCACCACGCTGAAGGGACCCGTAAGGATCTGGTTCAGTAGGCTAACGCCCAACTCCATTGGTACTTTCAAAGATTTAAGCGCCCAATTCGCCTCGCACTTCATCGGGGAGCACAGGTATAAGAAATCCACCTCATGCCTGATGAACATTAAGCAGCGGGAAGAGGAGACACTGAGGTCTTACATAACTTGTTTTAACAAGGAGGCCTTCTCGATCGATGAAGTAGATGACATGATACTCGTAGCAGCGTTCATTAATGGGctgcggaagggtaagttcctattttctctaTATAAGAACGACCCGAAGACCATGTCAGAGGTGCTTTACAGGGCGACCAAGTACATAAATGCGGAAGATGCGTTACTAGCCTAA
- the LOC142634986 gene encoding uncharacterized protein LOC142634986 encodes MARINNPLIGFSEEVERRLHHPHDDTLVVTIQARDYNMHRVLVDNDSSADILYYDAFQQMGISREQLVPTNAPLIAFGGTKVFPLGVVTLAVTVGDYPQHITKNVTFLMVDCSSAYNAIIGRPTLNSWKAITSNYHLMIKFPTDYGIGELRGDQVAARKCYVAMMEMDDHL; translated from the coding sequence ATGGCGCGGATCAACAACCCCCTCAttggattctcggaagaagtCGAACGACgtcttcaccacccacatgatgacACACTCGTCGTCACTATACAAGCAAGAGACTATAACATGCATCGGGTTCTGGTTGACAATGACAGCTCAGCTGACATCCTCTACTACGACGcattccagcagatggggattagTAGGGAGCAACTAGTTCCAACTAACGCTCCTCTTATTGCCTTTGGAGGGACAAAGGTATTCCCCCTTGGCGTCGTCACTTTAGCTGTAACCGTAGGCGATTATCCCCAACACATCACTAAGAATGTAACATTCCTTATGGTCGATTGCTCGTCGGCTTACAACGCCATCATAGGACGGCCTACCCTCAATTCGTGGAAGGCTATAACCTCAAACTAccatttaatgataaaatttccTACTGACTATGGAATAGGAGAATTGCGAGGAGATCAGGTGGCTGCACGCAAATGTTATGTAGctatgatggaaatggatgaccacctCTAG